The uncultured Roseibium sp. genome contains a region encoding:
- a CDS encoding TetR/AcrR family transcriptional regulator produces the protein MNEDEKQERHSAISRAAYALLAEHGYAGASMLRIARAAKASNETLYRWYGNKDGLFRAMVEDNAAETRRLLGEALKGQDDPRAALERVAPVFLAMLLGDKAVLLNRAAAADPTGKLGAAISAGGRGQVMPLLDQLMQRICADTGIPSSEASGWFLGLLIGDLQVRRIIHDCPAPSPEEIECRCKKALQAFDRLIDGGG, from the coding sequence ATGAACGAAGACGAAAAACAGGAACGCCACAGCGCCATCTCTCGGGCGGCCTATGCGCTGCTCGCCGAACATGGCTATGCCGGCGCCTCGATGCTGCGCATCGCCAGGGCGGCGAAGGCGTCGAACGAAACGCTTTACCGCTGGTACGGCAACAAGGACGGCCTGTTCCGCGCGATGGTGGAGGACAATGCCGCCGAAACCCGGCGGCTGCTCGGCGAGGCGCTGAAAGGACAGGACGATCCGCGCGCAGCACTGGAAAGGGTCGCGCCCGTATTTCTCGCCATGTTGCTCGGGGACAAGGCGGTCCTGCTCAATCGGGCCGCGGCCGCCGACCCGACCGGAAAGCTAGGCGCCGCCATATCGGCCGGCGGACGCGGGCAAGTCATGCCTCTTTTGGATCAGCTGATGCAGCGCATCTGCGCCGATACCGGTATCCCTTCCAGCGAAGCCTCCGGCTGGTTCCTCGGCCTCCTCATCGGCGACCTTCAGGTCAGGCGGATCATTCACGACTGCCCGGCGCCGTCGCCAGAGGAAATCGAATGCCGCTGCAAAAAGGCGCTTCAGGCCTTTGACCGGCTGATCGACGGCGGCGGCTGA